One region of Paralichthys olivaceus isolate ysfri-2021 chromosome 12, ASM2471397v2, whole genome shotgun sequence genomic DNA includes:
- the LOC109636263 gene encoding trichohyalin isoform X36, whose protein sequence is MAEGSKPASSTPASGSGGAVAPQTNSLKSKGLGLLRKVKVSVELLIALAALLSWVVVGVVMFDFVEYKTVPDIQQIITDPMQAVNDAVDEVSSLLNKFQECAPDLSDPASTAAYVAEEISEAKDGFVRHFSDEDGNFYLSYVDPVVIGRRAFHSTNDFMGGMVGNVRDSLCAFVDTLLDIISGKSKGKIDLGYIDPVVTGRGVFSVINEFICGVEGYIKKVLCAVWDTILDVVKGTTDISFMDPVSVGRNVFSATNDTLSGIATYIQDVLCSIIDSTLDIVKGTTDITFVDPVVIGRNAFSFINDIVSGVAGYIQGALCTFMDVILDTLEDFQQAVGFSPMSVLKTTAEITKEQINMLVSYVSSMLLGDEGIVSEVSIDPMKVVEDAVLEFTDKKDLFVAYMSSMLVGDQGEPVATPVVNVVPEEDETVASPSDITLVRRKGEFLPPMKKVAEIMHAAKDEAAPAQLGGDSKTEEEEEEEEEEEEEAEVPTDAATETDVHEEEDDDVKHDDLEETEHEVPLEDESIIDNDDKDEETEEKDAQEEEEIVEAEGGEKEQDLQAGEDEGEQEDINKMIADTKEEKQEEPKTDEVVEDDDEEKEEEVKTEALEEKEEAKTMDLDDDQEEEAKTEDLEDEEEEEAKTEDLEDEEEEEAKTKLLEEKDEAKTEDLDDDQAEEAKTEDLEDEEEEEEAKTEDLEDEEEEEAKTKLLEKKEEAKTEDLDDDQVEEAKTEDLEDEEEEAKTEHLDDDQAEEAKTEDLEDEEEEEAKTEVVEEEEEVEEEEEPTTLVLEEEGEEEEKAKTDILEEEVEAKSEDLKEDEEEEAKTKVVEEKEEAKTEDLDDDQEEEAITEDLEDDEEEEEAKTEDLDDEEEVEAKTKHLEEKEEAKTEDLDNDQAEEAKTEDLGEEEEAKTEHLDEEEEEAKDEHLEEDEEEEKAKTEHLDEEEVEEKEEPTTLILEEEGEEGEEEEKAKTDILEEEVEAKTEDLVDEEAEIEKETEKEETENKDLHLDEERNEENIEITNTKPDIEGDEASEEEGEEHDKVEAEDEGPKTLSDEGETTTFLPGYDQNVIDEENSESRKGKGQRKHLVLFERIRRVGSRAAHKDEERLHKHDKDLKSTEPEEEKKAKEAKLEETIDKLKEEKPKKEIKSEAKITKKKPEKPEEEGVEMKIPKKEKEVKKPPKEGKKPSKEDKVKKPSKEKKELRKPSKEEEEVKKPPQKEKEAKKLHKKEKEIKTPAKREKGVKKPSKEEKEIKKLHKEVKEETKPLKEEVKKPPKEGKEIKTPPKEEKEGKKPPKLEKEVKKPSKKEKEVKIPPKEEKEFKKPSKEGKEIKKLHKEEKEVKKPRKEEKEVKKPSKEEKEVKKPCKEEKKVKKPSKEEKEIKKPPKEEKEVKKPSKEEKEIKKLHKEEKEVEKPPKEEKEVKIPPKEEKEFKKPSKEEREVKKSPKEEKEVKKPTKEEKEVKKSQKEEEVKKPSKEEKEVKKSPKEEKEVKKTTKEEKDVKKPSKEDQEVKKPSKEEKEVKKSPKEEKEVKKPSIEEKEVKKPPKEEKEVKKSPKEEKEVKKTIKEETEVKKPSKEEKEVKKLPKEEKEVKKPPKEEKEVKKLPKEEKEVKKPSITEKEVKKPRKEEKEVKMPSKDEREMKKPPKEEKEVKTPPKEEKEVKKPPKEEKEVKKPHKVEKEVKKPSKEEKELKKTPKEEKEVKTPPKEEKEVKKPPKEEKEVKKPPKEEKEVKTPPKEEKEVKKPPKEEKEVKKPHKEEKEVKKPSKEEKELKKTPKEEKEVKTPPKEEKEVKKPPKEEKEVKKPPKEEKEVKTPPKEEKEVKKPPKEEKEVKKPHKEEKEVKKPSKEDLEVKKPSKEEKEVKKPPKEEKEVKMPSKDEREMKKPPKEEKEVNKPSKEEREVKKPPKEEKEIKKPSKDEKEVKKPPKEEKEAKKPPKEEREVKMPPKEEKEVKKPPKEEKEAKKPPKEEKEVKMPPKEEKEVKKPPKEEKEAKKPPKEEKEVKKPPKEEKEVKMPPKEDKEVKKPSKEEKEVKTSPKEEKEIKKPSKEEKGVKKPPKEEKEVEKPSKKEKELKTPLKKEIEVEKPPKEKEVKSSMQRKEAKKPSREEKEEIKPSEEAQEIKKSTKAKKEDKDLVKKRDTETDTRRKKAASRIKVVKKEVASVLKKEHLNVTRAAAEPKKTTKVLKAAKRQVVPILKNEHMNVTQSEVPKGKAKPESAKKEVPKEKAKAAPVKKDVAAPKEKAKSVIMKKEQEAVSRNASLVRDRVKIVPMKRGVKLPKEIIRGISAKTAEVSKQKPKPAVTKREPAPLKTKPAPVVKEAEAPHKNVSLTKEKVKVVPLKKVPVTPKEKVKPAPTKKEPEAKPVLAKKEAEVVKEKPKAVHEKKEQEKKKPAAVKKAVLKEKITPVKKGKPVEKKAPKEERVLKEIQTPAKKEKPVEKKAAKEEAVKAEPGVSDSFLMEDEMPYFQCFFVDEDEAQFPFYAFSPLQV, encoded by the exons ATGGCTGAAG gaagcaaaCCGGCCTCCTCCACTCCAGCCAGTGGGTCTGGTGGAGCAGTGGCGCCACAGACGAACTCTCTCAAGTCTAAAGGTCTGGGCCTCCTCAGGAAGGTGAAAgtgtctgtggagctgctgatCGCACTGGCCGCTCTGCTGTCCTGGGTGGTTGTAGGGGTGGTGATGTTTGATTTCGTGGAATACAAGACTGTCCCAg acaTTCAGCAAATCATTACGGACCCTATGCAAGCTGTGAACGACGCTGTAGATGAAGTATCCAGTCTGCTCAACAAGTTTCAAG AATGTGCACCTGATTTAAGTGACCCCGCATCTACTGCCGCTTATGTAGCTGAAGAAATATCGGAAGCAAAAGATGGATTCGTTCGACATTTTTCAGATGAGGATG GAAACTTCTACCTCAGCTACGTCGACCCTGTGGTCATCGGACGACGAGCTTTCCATTCAACCAACGACTTCATGGGTGGAATGGTGGGCAACGTCAGGGACTCACTGTGTGCTTTTGTGGACACTTTATTAGATATTATATCGGGTAAATCTAAAG GAAAAATTGACCTTGGCTACATTGACCCTGTGGTCACAGGCAGAGGCGTCTTCAGTGTTATTAATGAGTTCATATGTGGAGTGGAGGGCTACATCAAGAAAGTGCTCTGTGCCGTTTGGGACACTATTCTGGACGTGGTGAAAG GAACCACTGACATCAGCTTCATGGATCCTGTGTCAGTTGGCAGAAATGTCTTCAGCGCGACTAACGACACTTTGAGTGGAATAGCGACCTACATCCAGGACGTACTCTGTTCTATCATAGACAGTACACTGGATATTGTAAAAG GAACCACTGACATTACGTTCGTTGACCCTGTGGTCATTGGCCGGAATGCTTTCAGTTTTATTAATGACATTGTGAGTGGAGTCGCAGGATACATCCAGGGTGCTCTCTGTACATTCATGGATGTAATACTGGACACATTAGAAG ATTTCCAGCAGGCTGTGGGATTCAGTCCCATGTCAGTTCTGAAGACGACAGCAGAAATCACCAAAGAACAGATTAACATGCTCGTGAGCTACGTCTCCTCAATGCTGCTCGGTGATGAAG GGATTGTGTCTGAAGTGTCCATCGACCCCATGAAAGTTGTCGAAGACGCTGTGTTGGAGTTCACAGACAAGAAAGATTTGTTCGTGGCTTACATGTCAAGCATGCTTGTTGGTGATCAAG GTGAACCTGTAGCCACGCCCGTTGTAAATGTAGTACCTGAAGAAg aTGAAACTGTAGCTTCTCCATCTGATATAACTTTGGTGAGAAGAAAAG GAGAATTCCTGCCACCTATGAAAAAAG TTGCAGAGATAATGCACGCTGCCAAAGATGAAGCTGCTCCTGCACAGTTAGGTGGAGACTCaaagactgaggaggaggaggaggaggaggaggaggaggaggaggaggctgaagtTCCCACTGATGCAGCCACTGAGACAGATGTGCACGAGGAAGAGGACGATGATG TGAAACATGACGACCTTGAAGAAACAGAACATGAAGTACCACTGGAAGATGAGTCCATCATTGATAATGATGACAAGGacgaagagacagaggagaaggacgcacaggaggaggaggagattgtTGAGGCGGAAGGTGGAGAAAAGGAGCAGGACTTACAGGCAGGGGAAGATGAAGGAGAGCAAGAGGACATTAATAAAATGATTGCTGACACcaaagaggagaagcaggaggaaccaaaaacagatgaagttgtAGAGGATGACgatgaggagaaggaagaggaagtcAAAACTGAAGCTttggaagaaaaggaggaggccAAAACTATGGACTTGGACGAtgatcaggaggaggaggccaaaaCTGAAGATctagaagatgaggaggaggaggaggccaaaaCTGAAGATttagaagatgaggaggaggaggaggccaaaaCTAAACTTCTGGAAGAAAAGGATGAAGCCAAAACTGAGGATTTGGATGATGATCAGGCGGAGGAGGCCAAAACTGAAGATctagaagatgaggaggaggaggaggaggccaaaaCTGAAGATttagaagatgaggaggaggaggaggccaaaaCTAAACTtctggaaaaaaaggaggaagccAAAACTGAGGATTTGGATGATGATCAGGTGGAGGAGGCCAAAACTGAAGACctagaagatgaggaggaggaggccaaaaCTGAACATCTGGATGATGATCAGGCGGAGGAGGCCAAAACTGAAGATctagaagatgaggaggaggaggaggccaaaaCTGAAGTtgtggaagaagaggaggaggtggaggaagaggaggagcccaCAACCTTAGtattggaggaggagggggaggaggaggagaaggccaaaactgacattttggaggaagaggtggaggccAAATCTGAAGATTTGAAagaagacgaggaagaggaggccaaAACTAAAGTtgtggaggaaaaggaggaagccAAAACTGAGGATTTGGACGAtgatcaggaggaggaggccataACTGAAGATCTagaagatgatgaggaggaggaggaggccaaaaCTGAAGATCtagatgatgaggaggaggtggaggccaaaactaaacatcttgaagaaaaggaggaagccAAAACTGAGGATTTGGACAATGATCAGGCAGAGGAGGCCAAAACTGAAGATctaggagaagaggaggaagccaAAACTGAACatctggatgaggaggaggaggaggccaaagATGAACATttggaagaagatgaggaggaggagaaggccaAAACTGAACatctggatgaggaggaggtggaggaaaaggaggagccCACAACTTTAAtattggaggaggagggggaggagggggaggaggaagagaaggccaaaactgacattttggaggaagaggtggaggccAAAACTGAAGATTTGGTAGATGAGGAggcagaaatagaaaaagagactgaaaaggaggaaactgaaaataaagatcttCATTtggatgaagaaagaaatgaagaaaacattGAAATAACGAACACGAAGCCAGATATAGAAGGTGATGAAGcttcagaggaggaaggagaagaacaTGACAAAGTAGAAGCTGAGGACGAAGGTCCTAAAACTCTGTCGGATGAAGGAGAGACGACCACTTTTCTTCCTGGTTATGACCAAAACGTCATTGACGAAGAAAACAGTGAGAGCAGGAAAGGTAAAGGACAGAGAAAACATCTCGTTCTCTTTGAGAGGATCAGAAGAGTCGGATCCAGAGCAGCTCACAAAGATGAAGAGCGACTCCACAAACATGACAAAG ACCTTAAATCCAcagaacctgaggaggagaaaaaagcaaaggaaGCCAAACTTGAGGAAACCATTGACAAACTAAAAGAAGAAAAGCCAAAGAAGGAGATCAAATCTGAAGCAAAAATAACTAAGAAGAAACCAGAGAAGCCTGAAG AAGAAGGGGTTGAAATGAAGATCCctaaaaaagagaaggaagtcAAGAAACCACCTAAGGAAGGTAAGAAACCATCCAAAGAAGATAAAGTGAAGAAACCttccaaagaaaagaaagaactgaGAAAACCttcaaaagaagaggaagaagtaaAGAAACCACcccaaaaagagaaagaggccaAGAAActacacaaaaaagaaaaggaaatcaaGACACCAGCTAAAAGGGAGAAGGGAGTTAAGAAACCCtctaaagaagagaaagagattaAAAAGCTTCACAAAGAAGTGAAAGAGGAGACAAAGCCTCTCaaggaagaggtgaagaagcCTCCCAAAGAAGGGAAAGAAATCAAGACACCAcctaaagaagagaaggaggggaaGAAACCACCTAAAttagagaaggaggtgaagaaaccatctaaaaaagagaaagaggtgaagatACCACCCAAGGAGGAGAAAGAATTCAAGAAACCATCTAAAGAAGGGAAAGAGATTAAAAAGCTTcataaagaagagaaagaggtgaagaaacCCCgtaaagaagagaaggaggtgaagaaaccatctaaagaagagaaagaggtgaaaaaaCCCtgtaaagaagagaagaaggtaAAGAAACCAtctaaagaagagaaagaaatcaaGAAACCAcctaaagaagagaaggaggtgaaaaaACCAtctaaagaagagaaagagattaaaaagcttcataaagaagagaaagaggtagAGAAACCAcctaaagaagagaaggaggtgaagataCCAcccaaagaggagaaagaattCAAGAAACCATCTAAAGAAGAAAGGGAGGTAAAGAAATCCcctaaagaagagaaggaggtgaaaaaACCAactaaagaagagaaagaagtcaagaaatcacaaaaagaagaggaggtgaagaaaccatctaaagaagagaaggaggtgaagaaatcccccaaagaagagaaggaggtgaaaaaaacaacaaaagaagagaaagatgtAAAGAAACCATCTAAAGAAGATCAAGAAGTAAAGAAACCAtctaaagaagagaaggaggtgaagaaatcccctaaagaagagaaggaggtgaagaaaccatctatagaagagaaagaagtcAAGAAACCAcctaaagaagagaaggaggtgaagaaatcccctaaagaagagaaggaggtgaaaaaaacaattaaagaagagacagaggtaAAGAAACCAtctaaagaagagaaagaagtcaAGAAACTAcctaaagaagagaaggaggtgaagaaaccacctaaagaagagaaagaagtcaAGAAACTAcctaaagaagagaaggaggtgaagaaaccATCCATaacagagaaagaggtgaagaaaccacgtaaagaagagaaagaggtgaagatgCCTTCTAAAGACGAGAGGGAAATGAAGAAACCAcctaaagaagagaaagaggtgaagacgCCTcctaaagaagagaaagaggtaaAGAAACCAcctaaagaagagaaggaggtgaagaaaccACACAAAGtagagaaagaggtgaagaaacCATCCAAAGAAGAGAAGGAGTTAAAGAAAACAcctaaagaagagaaagaggtgaagacgCCTcctaaagaagagaaagaggtcaAGAAACCAcctaaagaagagaaggaggtgaagaaaccacccaaagaagagaaagaggtgaagacgCCTcctaaagaagagaaagaggtaaAGAAACCAcctaaagaagagaaggaggtgaagaaaccacacaaagaagagaaagaggtgaagaaacCATCCAAAGAAGAGAAGGAGTTAAAGAAAACAcctaaagaagagaaagaggtgaagacgCCTcctaaagaagagaaagaggtcaAGAAACCAcctaaagaagagaaggaggtgaagaaaccacccaaagaagagaaagaggtgaagacgCCTcctaaagaagagaaagaggtaaAGAAACCAcctaaagaagagaaggaggtgaagaaaccacacaaagaagagaaagaggtgaagaaacCATCTAAAGAAGATCTAGAAGTAAAGAAACCAtctaaagaagagaaagaggtgaaaaagcctccaaaagaagagaaagaggtgaagatgCCTTCTAAAGACGAGAGGGAAATGAAGAAACCAcctaaagaagagaaagaggtaaATAAACCAtctaaagaagagagagaggtgaagaaacctcctaaagaagagaaagagataaagaaacCATCTAAagatgagaaagaggtgaagaaaccacctaaagaagagaaggaggcaaAAAAACCTCctaaagaagagagagaagtgaagatGCCTcctaaagaagagaaagaagttaAGAAACCAcctaaagaagagaaggaggcaaAGAAGCCCcctaaagaagagaaagaggtgaagatgCCTcctaaagaagagaaagaagttaAGAAACCAcctaaagaagagaaggaggcaaAGAAGCCTCccaaagaagagaaagaggtgaagaaaccacctaaagaagagaaagaggtgaagatgCCTCCTAAAGAAGATAAAGAGGTAAAGAAACCAtctaaagaagagaaagaggtgaagacgTCTcctaaagaagagaaagagataaagaaacCATCCAAAGAAGAGAAGGGGGTGAAGAAGCCTcctaaagaagagaaagaagttgAGAAACCAtctaaaaaagagaaagagttgAAGACGCCTCTTAAAAAAGAGATAGAGGTGGAAAAGCCTCCCAAAGAGAAAGAGGTTAAGTCTTCAATGCAAAGGAAAGAAGCGAAGAAACCCTCtagggaggagaaggaagagattAAGCCATCAGAGGAGGCACAGGAGATCAAGAAATCTACAAAAGcgaaaaaagaagacaaagaccTTGTCaagaaaagagacacagagacag acACCAGACGCAAAAAGGCTGCAAGTAGAATCAAAGTAGTCAAGAAAGAAGTTGCATCTGTGCTGAAGAAGGAACATCTTAATGTTACAAGAGCAG ctgcAGAGCCCAAGAAGACTACAAAGGTGCTGAAAGCTGCTAAAAGGCAGGTCGTTCCAATTCTGAAGAACGAGCATATGAATGTCACACAATCAG AGGTTCCAAAGGGGAAAGCCAAACCAGAGTCTGCAAAGAAAG AAGTTCCAAAGGAAAAAGCCAAAGCAGCTCCTGTCAAAAAAG ATGTTGCTGCTCCAAAAGAAAAGGCCAAATCAGTCATCATGAAAAAAG AACAAGAAGCTGTTTCCAGAAATGCCTCCCTGGTAAGAGACAGAGTCAAGATAGTGCCTATGAAGAGAG gagtCAAGTTACCAAAAGAGATCATCAGAGGAATCTCTGCAAAGACAG ctgaggtTTCAAAACAGAAACCCAAACCAGCTGTAACAAAGAGAG AACCTGCTCCTCTCAAGACAAAACCAGCCccagtggtcaaag aggCAGAAGCACCACACAAAAATGTCTCTCTAACAAAGGAGAAGGTGAAGGTGGTGCCACTGAAGAAAG TGCCTGTAActccaaaagaaaaagtcaaaccaGCACCAACAAAAAAAG AACCTGAGGCTAAGCCAGTTCTTGCCAAAAAAG AAGCAGAAGTTGTGAAGGAGAAGCCTAAAGCAGTTCATGAGAAAAAAG aacaagagaagaagaaacctgCTGCAGTAAAGAAAG CCGTGTTGAAGGAAAAGATCACACCTGTAAAGAAAG GAAAACCAGTTGAGAAGAAGGCACCCAAAG aGGAGCGAGTTCTGAAAGAGATACAGACGCCTGCAAAGAAAG AGAAACCTGTGGAGAAGAAAGCAGCCAAAGAAGAGGCCGTTAAAG CTGAGCCTGGTGTATCAGACAGCTTTCTCATGGAAG ACGAGATGCCGTACTTCCAGTGTTTCTTTGTGGACGAGGACGAGGCCCAGTTTCCGTTCTACGCCTTCTCACCACTGCAGGTCTGA